The sequence AACGCTGGCGCCCTTGCCTCGATCCCGCTCGGGCTGGCGAAAAGTGACAGCAAAACGGCACCTGATCAACTGTTGAGTGATGCGTCGCTGTTCAAACTGGAACAATTATTTGGCGCCGCGGGGCTGGACCAGGCTGCGTGCTTTGATGCCCGCGCATTGCAAGCGCCTTGGGTCACGCATACGCGCGCCTGGCTCGACGATGCAGCGCGTGCGATTGCACTTGCGATTAACAGCGCAACCTGTTTGCTGGATTTGGACAAAATTATTATCGATGGCTCTTGTGATCGAACACTGCTCGAAAAACTCCTTGAAGAAGTAGAAATTTCGCTCGGCTATTACAATTGGGAAGGGGTTATGCGTCCGGAAATTCTCGCCGGTACTATCGGCTCGGACGCCCGGGCAATAGGTGGCGCGCTGTTACCGCTGTATGCCAACTTTGCCCCGGATCGGGATCTGTTTCTCAAGTTAAGCAATTAACGTTGAAAGCACTTGCTGGATTCGTCATTGTTCGACACTGAAGGTGGTTGCTGGCAACCAAAAGGTAGGTCCCAACACAGTTACGCCACCGGCTAATGCAACGAGTCGGTTTTATCATCAATGAGCGAATAACGAGAATATTATGATAGCGACAATAGGGGAAGCACTGGTGGATTTGATCGAGCAACCGGACGGGCGTTTTCAAGCCTGTCTTGGTGGTTCGGTATGTAATTTCACGGTGGGATTAGCGCGACAAGGCGTCCCCACCGCCTACCTCAACCCGCTGTCACAAGATAAGTTCGGGAAGAAATTTTATTCTCTTCTTACCGACAATGGCGTCCATCTGGGTGCAAACGCAACGAGTTCGTGGCCGACTTCGCTCGCGGTGGTCAGTCTTGATGCGCAAGGTTCGCCGACTTACGCCTTTCACCGTGAAGCGGTGGCGGATAGGGATGTCAGCGCCGAGATGTTGATTTCACGCTTCCCAGAAGGCATGGAATTGCTGCACACGGGCGGACTGGCATTGGTCCCGGATGATCTGGAAAAGATCCTCACTGCGATAGACGAAGCAAAAAATCGTGGTGCCATTGTGTCGATTGATGCCAATTTGCGACCGCTGGCGGTGGCACATCGTGATGACTATATTGAAGGCGTCAAACGCGCTATTGCCCAGTCGCATATCGTCAAAGTCAGTGACGAGGATCTGGAGATTCTTGGTTTTGGCGCGCCGTCCCTTGCCGAACTGGCCAACATTTTATTTCAAGCATCAACGTTGCAACTGATTGCATTGACGCGCGGTGCGCAAGGTGCCGCATTGCTGACGCGTGCTCATCAGGTCGAATTGCCGACTCCAGGAGCGCTAAATGTGGTTGATACGGTCGGGGCGGGCGATTGTTTTCATGCCGGATTGATCGCTTATCTAAGGCGTTCGGACAAGTTGACCTCATCCCGGGAACTGGCCCAAGTTGATCAACATTTTTTGCGCGGTGCACTTCAACACGCGATTGCAGCGGCCAGTATTAACATTACGCGAGTGGGTTGTGATCCTGCGTCTTGGGAAGAGACTGAGCAATTTGTTCCTAGTCTCTGAATTCTGATTGGCATGATTGATCAATCCACCGACCCTATGACCCTGACAGCATACAGTGGAGTCAATGGGACGGGCCTGAACCTCGGATACACATCGGTTTTAGATATTCTAAATTTCCAGAATAATAAACTCTGTTTATGGGTGTCACTGATTCTGATAATGACATACGTTCGGTTGTGTTTTCTTATAACGGAAATAACACGGGCGACACAATTGGAATGGATGACATTTCGTTTGCAAGTAACGCCGTTGCTGAACCAACAAGCCTGGCATTGCTTGGACGAGGTCTTTTCGGTTTTGTAGCATCCCGCCGCAAATCATCGAAAAACCAAAACGCATAGATCTTCTTTTCTGGTGCCGTTCAAACGTCGCCGCGTGCGTCGTTTTTCGTTTACCAGTGCTTTATGTCGTCGAATTACCCAACGTTGCAACACTGACAAAGCGCCAACCTTAACGGGTTCGCTTTTTTATTTACATCGCTGACTCGCTGACTTTTTCTCGATCTTGCGTGTTGAAGGACCTGAAAAATCCACCTCGCCATAGCGGACCGACCATGAGCACAACGCGGCGTTTGAGAGATGGTCCATCAAACCTATTACGAGCACCAAAAATGCTAGAGCGATCTTTCAAACTAAATCGATCCGCACGTCCAATTTATTGAGGTAAGTGTGAAGATGCCTTGGCTTTGCAACGTTGGTGCAATAAACCCAATCGTCAGTGATTCGGTCCAGTCGAGCAATGCTTTACTCTCCACCTTTTTCTAATGGTTTTGCCCGCAATCTGCACACCGACATCCAATACTCCAAGCTCAATCGCACAGTATTTTTGATTGTTCGGACTGGATCCAAATGCCGAATATAATAAAAGACGGAAAACCTTTCACTTTCGGTGATGGTGGTCCGATAAGAAGGGAGATCAGTTCCACGGGCATCCGTGCCTATCGGCGCTTTGACGGCACCCTTCCAATAAAAATACTCGCGTAGAAGCGCAGACAATGCAGAGGAGGAAGAAGATGAGCCGTTATGGGTCACCCATGCCATGAACTTGCTTTGCTGAAGATTTTCGCTTCGTGGAGCAGGATCAATACGAAACATATGTCTATAAGGGAAAGGTATTACTTCGGCTGCGTGGGCCACTTGTTCAGCAGGGATACATGGACTCCAGCGGGTCGAATCGCGACTTGAACGACTATAAAAATTAAAAAATAAACGACAAGTCGATGTATCGGTCGAATTTTCTGCGCGTCCATGCCATGCTTCAGGTGTAAAAAAGATGACGTCGCCAGCTGCACCGGTCAACTGGGCTTCGCGCTTGTGATCAAGCATGATGTTTGACATGCAAAAAACAGGTGGTGGCGTATTCCGATGAGTGCCAGGAACGAGGCAGGTACTGCCGCTGCGCCAACCAATATCGTCCAACGGCATCGTGATAGACACAGAACCATGCTCGTCTTTGTGATAGCCCATTCTTCCAGTGCCCGGAGGAACTACTTGTAGCCATACGTTGGACAAATAAAAATCCCGGCCAACGACCCGCTCTATGGTTTCATAAACAGCAGGATTTTGTAAAGGCAAAAAAAGATCCGGCTCTATAAAACCAGCGTTATGATAAATCAGCGTAGGGGCGCGATCGTTGGGTAAGGGCGGCGTTGTTCGGGGGAGCATCTTTGTCGATCCAAAACCCTCAGAATGATCAAATCCATTGGGATATGCCGCTCTTAATCTATTGGCCGCAGCCAATACTCGATCCACAACTTCCGGTCCATTCGGTTGAACAAAACGAAAATACCCGTTTGTAAAAAACTGCGCCAGATCGTGCATGCTAAGTTGATTTGGAATGGACATGGGAACCTGACCGAAAGTTTATAATTAAATATCGAATGGTAGAGGATAGCCGTATTTACTACCCTGCAAGGAAAATATTTGAGATGGCGAATACGTGCGCAAAGCTTTCGGAGCAAACGGCTGGGGATAGCCATAATGGGCGATCATCACCGCCTTTTACCCAGCTCAGAGAACGCGGTGAACGCCAAGGGCGCAGAGAGCGTTTACCGCAATAAGCCGCTGGTTTGTCCAGGGAAGCGCTGATTTATTCGTTTAAAGATGGTTGCGGTGATGTGCGCCGTCATTGGCCCGACCGGCTATGATTCTGACGTCATGTCTTATGACGATGTTTGTCGCGACGACTATTTCAAGACGGAAATAAAAGTGCTAATTTTTTGAAAGCAGGGGAAATTTTAGAGGGGCGTTCTACACTGGAAGCCGCTTCACATCGCGACAAAACTACCTTTGTACCAAGCAATTGAGAATTTATTCTACGGACGATTCGCATGGTTTAAATCATGGCGCGTGTTGAGCCAAACTATATGCAAAGAATAGGCATTGGTGACTTTGGTGAACGACAAAAAAGCCACTGTAAGCAAAGAAAGGGCAAAACAAACGCCCTCTCTTGCACAGCGCAACAACGGTAATTATCTCGCCCTGACGCCACTCACGCCCTGATTGTGGTGCGGCGCAAGGCGCAGCGCGTAATACAGGATGGTCAACAGTACCAGCCATAACGGACCAACCATGAGCGCAACGCGGGTGTCCGGGAAATAGGCCATCAAACCTATTACCAGCGCTAAAAATGCCAATGCGATCCATGAGCCATAAGGCCAGAAAGGCATCTTGAAAGCGAGCGCTTTCCGTTCGGTTGGAGACAAAGATGCGCGGAAGCGCATTTGCGTGACCAGAATCACGCCCCATGTCCAGATCGCGCCAAAGGTTGACACTGAGGTGACCCACATGAACACTTTTTCTGGCACCAGATAGTTTAGCAATACTCCGAATAACAGCGCAACGACCGATGTCAGGACCGCCCAGCGTGGCACGCCGTTGGCCGATGTTTCAGCAAATGCGCGTGGTGCGTGACCTTGTTCTGCCAGATTAAACAACATCCGACCGGTGCTGAAAATGCCGCCGTTGCATGACGATAGCGCAGCGGTGAGGACGACAAAGTTAATGATGCCAGCGGCAGTCTTGATGCCAAGGCGCTCAAAGGTCATGACGAACGGACTGCCCTGGACGCCAATTCCATTCCATGGATAGATCGATAGGATGACAAACAGCGCGCCGACGTAAAAGATCAGAATGCGCCAGAACACCGAGTTGATGGCATCCGGGATCGATTTTTTGGGATTGGCTGCTTCGCCCGCGGTCAGGCCGATCATTTCTACGCCCAAATAGGCAAACATGACCATCTGAAATGACATGAGCACGCCTTGTACGCCGTGGGGTAAGAATCCTCCGTGGCTCCATAGATTCGAAATACCGATGGCAACGCCATGATTACCGAGGCCAAAAATGATCATGCCAAAGCCACCGACGATCATGAGTACGATGGTGACCACTTTGATCAATGCGAACCAGAATTCAAATTCACCATACGCTTTCACCGCTAATAGATTGACGGAACCCATCGCGGCTAATGCGGCTAATGCCCAAATCCAGCGTGGCACGTCAGGGAACCAGATACCCATGTAAATACCGACGGCGGTAATTTCTGCGATACACGTCACCAGCCATAAAAACCAGTAGTTCCAGCCAGTCAGATATCCCGCCAACGGGCCTATATAGTCTTTTGCATAGCGGCTGAACGATCCTGCAACCGGGTTGTGTACGGACATTTCACCCAGTGCGCGCATGATCAGAAATATGACTGCACCGCCGATAATGTAGGCCAGCATAATGCCGGGTCCAGCCATTTTGATGGCATTGGCTGATCCTAAGAACAGCCCGACGCCGATTGCTGCGCCAAGTGCCATGAGGCGAATCTGGCGTTCGCCCAAGCCACGATGAAGGCCCTGATCGGTTTTTTTCATTGTTTCATCTCCTGTTTTTTTTAACGTATGGACAATCAGATTGCCAATTTTTGGAACGGCAATCTGACGTAGCCTTGTCCCGGACCTGCTGTTAATATTTTTGAACGCAATGCGTTAGCGGCTAAGGAAGCATCGTTTTAAGATGTCATAGCGCCCTCTGCGCCACGATTATTTCCTTACCGACGATTCCTCCAGCCGGTGTTTATTGCTGCAAAAAGGCCATCTAATTCAATGTAGCGCTATGCTAACGCTCAGTAAGTAAGATTTGTAACCAAAAAACAGTTGAATTTCAGCAATAAATCATAAATAGATAAGCAGCTATGACAACGGCTTTAAGGGGATATTAAAAATGTCGCCGGCTTCTGAACCGGCAGTCAAGCCGTGTGTCAAAGTGTGTGTCCAGGATTTTGCTTAATGTTTCGATAAGAAGTTTTTTCGGACAAAATATGTGTATTGCTTTTAACCAATTGATCTTATCAATGCCGAGAAGGACGAGTCAGTTGTCGCTAATTTTGCATTTATGATCAAACGAGGATAAATATATGTTGCCAGGTGCGGAGGCAAATCCCAATGCGTGGACGGGTGTGGAAATGATTTTCATCTGCCTGTTTGCTTCGCTTTACTTTTCCTGCCTGTTTTTTTCTATCTGGAAAGGGTGTCGATCCGTTCGCCGACGCTGGTACTGGATAACCTGCGCAGGGCTTATCATTGTCGGGACGACGGGTATGATCTTTGCCGTTCCGGACTCACCAACCAGCGGCGAAATGCCGCGCCAATTCGGGCTTGGCGCAAGCCTCATGATGTTAGGTTTACTCGGCACAGCTATTGGTGCCACTCGCGGATTACTGCGTCGCGCCTTTGGTCGGCTAGTCCATTGAATTCGAGTTGGTTGAAGGGGCTGTCCATTTAGATTTACCCAGCGCTAAGATGATGCGCCGAATACCAAAGAACCGGACTTTTTGATTGATGTCGTGTCGGTGTGCGTGTGCACAGGCGGCCTCTAATTCAAATGCATTCCGCGCCGATCTCGTCGCCGCAATGTCTGACGATAGTTTCCCGCCGCACCAATCATGTCGTGTCTAGACAAAGATCAACAAAAAACTTCGGCCAGGATTGCTCCAATGCCGTTGATGAAAGCTTGCTCTATCAAACTAAACTTTCTCATTAAAAAAGGACCGTATGATCCTTCGACTTATCAGTGGTTTGGTCTTGACCTTGGCATTACAGAATGCGGTATTTGCGGGCCAAAGCTGTTCAGAAACGACCCCGAGTCCCAGCTCTGTCCGGATGGCCTTCAATAGCGCTAGCAAGCTTTCAAAAACACTAGACAAGGAACAGCCACAAGTTGCGTTAATTGCCCGCGTCGGCTCGGATTTGTCTAAGTACGGATTACGTTATTCCCACATTGCTTTCGTTCTTAAAGATCCAGCATCTGGTACTTGGCGCACCATGCATTTGCTCAACGCATGCGGTACTGCTACCTCGGCAATCTGGAAAGAGGGTTTGGCTAATTTTTTCCTTGATGATTTATTTAGCTTCGATTCGCTGTTAATGATTCCGTCTCCGGCGGCGCAGAAAAAAATTCTGGCAAAGCTTTCAAATCCAGCCGATTATCTTGCTTTATTTACCCCGCATTACAACATGCTGGCCTATTCATTTGCGACCCGTTATGAAAATTCGTATCAATGGGTATTGGAATTGCTAACCGTTATGCTTGCTGAAAACGTAAAAATAGACAGCCGTGAAAAAGCGCAACAATGGTTAAAGTTGATGGAATATGAACCCACCACGTTGGCGCTTGGTCCGATGACAAGGCTAGGCGGTCGCCTGTTTCGTGCAAATATTGCGTTCGACGATCACCCTGGCAAGCGGCGATACGCGGATCAAATTGACATCGTCAGCGTGGTGTCAATGACGCATTTCCTGAAAAAAATTGATCCTGCAGCAAAGCTAATCTTTGTGGCGGAGCCTGAAGTAGCGCCGCCATCTACTGC is a genomic window of Glaciimonas sp. CA11.2 containing:
- a CDS encoding carbohydrate kinase; amino-acid sequence: MIATIGEALVDLIEQPDGRFQACLGGSVCNFTVGLARQGVPTAYLNPLSQDKFGKKFYSLLTDNGVHLGANATSSWPTSLAVVSLDAQGSPTYAFHREAVADRDVSAEMLISRFPEGMELLHTGGLALVPDDLEKILTAIDEAKNRGAIVSIDANLRPLAVAHRDDYIEGVKRAIAQSHIVKVSDEDLEILGFGAPSLAELANILFQASTLQLIALTRGAQGAALLTRAHQVELPTPGALNVVDTVGAGDCFHAGLIAYLRRSDKLTSSRELAQVDQHFLRGALQHAIAAASINITRVGCDPASWEETEQFVPSL
- a CDS encoding PEP-CTERM sorting domain-containing protein encodes the protein MDDISFASNAVAEPTSLALLGRGLFGFVASRRKSSKNQNA
- a CDS encoding phytanoyl-CoA dioxygenase family protein, which produces MHDLAQFFTNGYFRFVQPNGPEVVDRVLAAANRLRAAYPNGFDHSEGFGSTKMLPRTTPPLPNDRAPTLIYHNAGFIEPDLFLPLQNPAVYETIERVVGRDFYLSNVWLQVVPPGTGRMGYHKDEHGSVSITMPLDDIGWRSGSTCLVPGTHRNTPPPVFCMSNIMLDHKREAQLTGAAGDVIFFTPEAWHGRAENSTDTSTCRLFFNFYSRSSRDSTRWSPCIPAEQVAHAAEVIPFPYRHMFRIDPAPRSENLQQSKFMAWVTHNGSSSSSSALSALLREYFYWKGAVKAPIGTDARGTDLPSYRTTITESERFSVFYYIRHLDPVRTIKNTVRLSLEYWMSVCRLRAKPLEKGGE
- a CDS encoding amino acid permease, with the protein product MKKTDQGLHRGLGERQIRLMALGAAIGVGLFLGSANAIKMAGPGIMLAYIIGGAVIFLIMRALGEMSVHNPVAGSFSRYAKDYIGPLAGYLTGWNYWFLWLVTCIAEITAVGIYMGIWFPDVPRWIWALAALAAMGSVNLLAVKAYGEFEFWFALIKVVTIVLMIVGGFGMIIFGLGNHGVAIGISNLWSHGGFLPHGVQGVLMSFQMVMFAYLGVEMIGLTAGEAANPKKSIPDAINSVFWRILIFYVGALFVILSIYPWNGIGVQGSPFVMTFERLGIKTAAGIINFVVLTAALSSCNGGIFSTGRMLFNLAEQGHAPRAFAETSANGVPRWAVLTSVVALLFGVLLNYLVPEKVFMWVTSVSTFGAIWTWGVILVTQMRFRASLSPTERKALAFKMPFWPYGSWIALAFLALVIGLMAYFPDTRVALMVGPLWLVLLTILYYALRLAPHHNQGVSGVRAR
- a CDS encoding DUF2145 domain-containing protein; the protein is MILRLISGLVLTLALQNAVFAGQSCSETTPSPSSVRMAFNSASKLSKTLDKEQPQVALIARVGSDLSKYGLRYSHIAFVLKDPASGTWRTMHLLNACGTATSAIWKEGLANFFLDDLFSFDSLLMIPSPAAQKKILAKLSNPADYLALFTPHYNMLAYSFATRYENSYQWVLELLTVMLAENVKIDSREKAQQWLKLMEYEPTTLALGPMTRLGGRLFRANIAFDDHPGKRRYADQIDIVSVVSMTHFLKKIDPAAKLIFVAEPEVAPPSTALAAYPCEAPDRP